In Dolichospermum flos-aquae CCAP 1403/13F, the following proteins share a genomic window:
- a CDS encoding lysophospholipid acyltransferase family protein, giving the protein MPKSIHSTQPPLKFIPQRHNPFIVKIVSWFLPFILRVRTRPWLPAGIVNIEAKNAEVLAKLYHDFQAGKVRFLIAFRHPEVEDPLSMLYLLSRIVPKVAREKGISLKYPVHSHFMYERGMTLWAGNWLGWLFSRLGGVPIRRGRRVDRNAIQMARELFANAEMPIAIAPEGGTNGHSSIVSPLEPGVAQLGFWCVEDLKKANREEQVFIIPIGIKYSYVNPPWQKIDWLLSKLEADSGLPITELSQTGKEREGILYQRVLRLAAYLISEMEEFYHRFYHQDFPEIISSEVPINEVLITRLHRLMDTALKITEKYFNLQSQGNFIDRCRRLEDAGWNYIYRDDIADIPSLPPFKRGLADWIAKEADLKMQHMRIAESFVAVTANYILEKPTPERFAETLLLMFDMLSRIQDSTLPGRPRLGLKQSMILVGEPINVSTRWENCQGNKQALRKGVSELTQDLQVMLEGLIKD; this is encoded by the coding sequence TTGCCTAAGTCTATTCATTCCACCCAACCTCCGCTTAAATTTATCCCTCAACGTCATAATCCCTTTATTGTGAAAATTGTATCTTGGTTTTTGCCTTTTATTTTGCGGGTGAGAACTAGACCTTGGCTACCTGCGGGTATTGTCAATATTGAAGCTAAAAATGCGGAAGTATTAGCCAAGTTATACCACGATTTTCAAGCAGGTAAGGTCAGATTTTTAATTGCTTTTCGTCACCCCGAAGTGGAAGATCCTTTATCTATGTTATACCTGTTATCACGGATTGTTCCCAAGGTGGCAAGAGAAAAAGGAATTAGTCTCAAATACCCTGTTCACAGTCATTTTATGTATGAACGGGGAATGACTTTATGGGCGGGAAATTGGTTAGGATGGTTATTTTCTCGACTTGGTGGTGTGCCGATTCGTAGGGGAAGACGCGTAGATAGAAATGCTATCCAAATGGCCAGGGAATTATTTGCTAATGCAGAAATGCCGATTGCGATCGCTCCTGAAGGTGGTACAAATGGACATAGTAGTATAGTTAGTCCTTTAGAACCTGGTGTGGCACAATTGGGTTTTTGGTGTGTGGAAGATTTAAAAAAGGCTAACCGCGAAGAACAGGTTTTTATTATTCCTATTGGTATTAAATATAGTTATGTTAATCCCCCTTGGCAAAAAATAGATTGGCTATTATCTAAATTGGAAGCTGATAGCGGTTTACCTATAACGGAACTTAGTCAAACTGGAAAGGAACGGGAAGGAATTTTATATCAGCGGGTTTTGCGTTTAGCTGCATATCTAATTTCAGAAATGGAGGAATTTTATCACCGTTTCTATCATCAAGATTTTCCAGAAATTATCAGTTCAGAAGTTCCTATAAATGAAGTGTTAATTACTAGATTACACCGTTTGATGGACACTGCTTTGAAAATCACAGAAAAGTATTTTAATCTTCAGTCTCAAGGTAATTTTATTGATAGATGTCGTCGTTTAGAAGATGCTGGTTGGAATTATATTTATCGAGATGATATTGCCGATATTCCCAGTTTACCACCTTTTAAACGTGGTCTAGCTGATTGGATAGCTAAAGAAGCAGATTTAAAAATGCAACACATGAGAATTGCTGAAAGTTTTGTGGCTGTTACTGCTAATTATATTCTCGAAAAACCCACTCCAGAAAGATTTGCAGAAACCCTTTTATTAATGTTTGATATGTTGTCTCGCATTCAGGATTCTACTTTACCAGGAAGGCCGCGTTTAGGTTTAAAACAATCCATGATTCTTGTTGGTGAACCGATTAATGTGAGTACAAGATGGGAAAATTGTCAAGGGAATAAACAAGCTTTGCGAAAGGGTGTTAGTGAGTTGACGCAGGATTTACAGGTGATGTTGGAGGGGTTGATTAAGGATTAA
- a CDS encoding DUF938 domain-containing protein, with protein sequence MSRLKVSEHTAPSNADFDESLQAQNPDWGVRNLEDVVKAAEAQNLTLHQTHPMPANNFSLVFKHR encoded by the coding sequence ATGTCTCGGTTAAAAGTATCAGAACATACCGCACCCAGTAACGCTGATTTTGATGAGTCTTTACAAGCACAGAATCCAGATTGGGGAGTGCGTAATTTAGAAGATGTAGTAAAAGCCGCAGAAGCCCAAAACCTGACATTGCACCAAACTCACCCCATGCCAGCAAATAACTTTTCACTAGTATTTAAACATAGATAG
- the trhO gene encoding oxygen-dependent tRNA uridine(34) hydroxylase TrhO, producing MNQENQTVVAALYKFVSLPDCSELQAALLSFCQLQGIKGTILLAQEGINGTIAGSRQQIDTVLAFLRNDSRFADLEHKESYTEIPPFERLKIRLKPEIVTLGLPEVNPAEKVGTYVKPEDWNDLISNPEVTVIDTRNDYEVTIGTFKGAENPQTQIFRDFPEYVQQHLDPKKHQKVAMFCTGGIRCEKASSYLLSQGFEEVYQLQGGILKYLEEIPPEESLWEGECFIFDQRVTVSHDLETGNQELCFCCGYPISETDKTSPEYEKNISCPHCFHTLTPEKRKRLQQKWKHYQSINSTNT from the coding sequence ATGAACCAAGAAAATCAGACAGTTGTTGCTGCATTATATAAATTTGTGAGTCTACCTGATTGTAGCGAACTGCAAGCAGCTTTATTGTCCTTTTGTCAGTTACAAGGAATTAAAGGAACTATCTTACTAGCACAGGAAGGAATTAACGGCACAATTGCTGGTTCTCGTCAGCAAATTGACACAGTTTTAGCCTTTCTTCGCAATGACTCGCGGTTTGCAGATTTAGAACATAAAGAATCTTACACAGAAATTCCCCCGTTTGAACGGTTAAAAATTAGGTTAAAGCCAGAAATTGTGACTTTGGGATTACCAGAAGTGAACCCTGCGGAAAAAGTAGGAACTTATGTAAAACCTGAAGATTGGAATGATTTAATTTCCAACCCAGAAGTCACAGTCATTGATACCCGCAATGATTATGAAGTCACCATTGGGACTTTCAAAGGAGCAGAAAATCCGCAAACTCAAATATTTAGAGATTTTCCCGAATATGTACAACAACATCTTGACCCCAAAAAACATCAAAAAGTAGCCATGTTTTGTACTGGAGGAATTCGTTGTGAAAAAGCCTCATCTTATTTACTTTCTCAAGGTTTTGAAGAAGTTTATCAGCTCCAAGGAGGCATTCTCAAATATCTAGAAGAAATTCCCCCAGAAGAAAGTTTATGGGAAGGAGAATGTTTTATTTTTGATCAAAGAGTCACAGTTAGTCATGACTTAGAAACAGGAAATCAGGAACTATGCTTTTGTTGTGGATATCCCATTTCCGAAACAGATAAAACCTCCCCAGAATATGAAAAAAATATTTCCTGTCCTCACTGCTTCCATACCTTAACACCCGAAAAAAGAAAGCGATTACAGCAAAAATGGAAACATTACCAATCAATAAATTCAACCAATACTTAA
- the gcvP gene encoding aminomethyl-transferring glycine dehydrogenase has protein sequence MVSNPPRIQPSTLSNFTQRHIGPNPDDVKQMLDILGLSNLDDLIDKTVPQAIRFHQTLNLPAAQSEYAALAKLKQIADKNQVYRSFIGMGYYDCITPTVIQRNILENPGWYTAYTPYQPEIAQGRLEALLNFQTMIIDLTGLEIANASLLDEGTAAAEAMSMSYGVCKNKSHNYFVSSECHPQTIDVLQTRAKPLGINIIIGDHQTFDFSETIFGAILQYPATDGTIYDYCDFITKSHAQGALVTVAADPLSLLLLTPPGELGADIAVGSTQRFGIPLGFGGPHAAYFATKEEYKRLVPGRIVGVSKDVNGKPALRLALQTREQHIRRDKATSNICTAQVLLAVMASMYAVYHGPDGLRAIAQNIHELTATLAAGLQKLGYKISSENFFDTLRVELGNTRLAAILDAANERNINLRIFDNSTVGISLDETTTETDLIDIWQIFALKDQLPFTVAELPITNSQLSRQSKYLTHPVFNRYHSETELLRYLHQLESKDLSLTTSMIPLGSCTMKLNATSEMIPVTWAEFGKIHPFAPISQTRGYQILFQQLEAWLGEITGFAGISLQPNAGSQGEYAGLLVIHEYHQSRGEGHRNICLIPQSAHGTNPASAVMCGMKVVGIACDDHGNIDVEDLKAKAEKHSHELSALMVTYPSTHGVFEEAIQEICAVIHSHGGQVYMDGANMNAQVGICRPGDFGADVCHLNLHKTFCIPHGGGGPGMGPIGVASHLVPFLPGHFVTTIQENNPKSKIQNPKSSGAVSAAPWGSASILVISWMYIIMMGADGLTQATKIAILNANYMAKKLESYYPVLYQGKNGLVAHECILDLRSLKKSAQIEIDDVAKRLMDYGFHAPTVSWPVAGTIMVEPTESESKQELDRFCDALIAIREEVAAIESGKMDIHDNLLKNAPHTAESLIIGEWNHPYSREQAAYPASWSKEYKFWPSVGRIDAAFGDRNFVCSCLPMEAYN, from the coding sequence GTGGTATCTAATCCCCCGCGCATTCAACCCAGCACATTGAGCAACTTTACACAAAGACACATTGGACCAAACCCTGATGATGTCAAGCAAATGCTTGATATATTAGGTCTTTCCAACCTTGATGACCTCATTGATAAAACAGTACCACAGGCAATTCGGTTTCATCAAACCCTCAACCTACCAGCAGCACAAAGCGAATATGCAGCACTGGCAAAATTAAAGCAAATAGCGGATAAAAATCAAGTTTATCGCTCATTTATCGGCATGGGATATTATGACTGTATTACCCCTACCGTCATTCAACGCAACATCTTAGAAAATCCCGGTTGGTATACAGCATACACCCCTTATCAGCCAGAAATTGCCCAAGGACGTTTGGAAGCGTTGTTAAATTTCCAAACCATGATTATTGACTTAACGGGTTTAGAAATTGCTAACGCTTCTTTGCTTGATGAAGGGACAGCAGCCGCAGAAGCGATGAGTATGAGTTATGGAGTCTGTAAAAACAAATCCCATAACTATTTTGTGTCTAGTGAATGTCATCCTCAAACCATTGATGTATTGCAAACACGCGCAAAACCTTTAGGCATCAATATCATTATCGGTGATCATCAAACCTTTGATTTTTCCGAAACTATCTTTGGTGCGATTCTGCAATATCCCGCAACCGACGGGACAATTTACGATTACTGCGATTTTATCACAAAGTCTCATGCTCAGGGTGCATTGGTGACTGTAGCCGCAGATCCTCTGAGCTTATTATTACTCACACCCCCCGGTGAATTAGGGGCTGATATTGCCGTAGGCAGTACCCAACGCTTCGGAATTCCTTTGGGATTTGGGGGACCACACGCTGCTTATTTTGCCACGAAGGAAGAGTATAAACGACTTGTTCCAGGGCGCATTGTGGGGGTATCAAAAGATGTGAATGGTAAACCTGCCTTACGTTTGGCGTTGCAAACCCGTGAACAGCACATCCGCAGAGATAAAGCCACCAGTAATATCTGCACGGCACAGGTTTTATTGGCAGTGATGGCGAGTATGTATGCAGTTTATCATGGACCGGACGGACTGAGAGCGATCGCCCAAAATATCCATGAACTTACCGCAACTTTAGCCGCAGGATTGCAAAAGTTAGGTTATAAAATCAGTTCAGAAAACTTCTTTGATACCTTGCGGGTAGAATTAGGAAATACCAGATTAGCAGCAATTCTCGACGCTGCAAATGAGAGAAATATCAACTTGAGAATTTTTGATAATTCCACAGTTGGTATTTCCTTAGATGAAACTACCACAGAAACAGATTTAATTGATATTTGGCAAATTTTCGCACTCAAAGATCAATTACCTTTTACTGTGGCAGAATTACCAATTACCAATTCTCAATTATCACGTCAAAGTAAATATCTTACCCATCCAGTTTTTAACCGTTACCATTCAGAAACGGAATTACTACGTTATTTACATCAACTAGAAAGCAAGGATTTATCATTAACCACCTCAATGATTCCCTTGGGTTCTTGTACCATGAAATTAAACGCGACTTCGGAAATGATTCCCGTCACTTGGGCAGAATTTGGTAAAATCCATCCTTTTGCGCCAATTTCCCAAACTAGAGGTTATCAAATCCTCTTCCAACAACTAGAAGCATGGTTAGGAGAAATTACAGGTTTTGCGGGAATTTCCTTACAACCGAATGCAGGTTCTCAAGGTGAATATGCGGGACTTTTGGTAATTCATGAATATCATCAAAGTCGGGGAGAAGGACACAGAAATATTTGTTTAATTCCCCAATCTGCACACGGTACAAATCCTGCGAGTGCGGTAATGTGTGGAATGAAAGTAGTGGGAATTGCTTGTGATGATCATGGTAATATTGATGTTGAGGATTTAAAAGCCAAAGCTGAAAAACATAGTCATGAATTATCAGCTTTAATGGTGACATATCCATCAACCCATGGCGTATTTGAAGAAGCAATTCAAGAAATTTGTGCAGTAATTCATTCTCACGGTGGACAAGTTTACATGGACGGCGCTAATATGAACGCCCAAGTGGGTATTTGTCGTCCTGGTGATTTTGGTGCAGATGTCTGTCATTTGAACTTACACAAAACCTTCTGTATTCCCCATGGTGGTGGTGGTCCCGGTATGGGTCCCATTGGTGTCGCTTCCCACCTCGTCCCCTTTTTACCAGGACATTTTGTGACGACAATACAGGAAAATAATCCAAAATCCAAAATCCAAAATCCAAAATCAAGTGGTGCTGTTTCGGCTGCACCTTGGGGTAGTGCGAGTATTTTGGTAATTTCCTGGATGTATATTATCATGATGGGTGCAGATGGGTTGACACAAGCAACCAAAATCGCCATTTTGAATGCTAATTACATGGCTAAGAAATTAGAGTCATATTATCCGGTTTTGTATCAGGGAAAAAATGGTTTAGTGGCACATGAATGTATTTTAGATTTGCGAAGTTTGAAGAAATCAGCGCAGATTGAAATTGATGATGTTGCGAAGCGGTTAATGGATTATGGTTTTCATGCACCTACTGTTTCTTGGCCTGTTGCTGGGACAATTATGGTTGAACCAACGGAAAGTGAATCTAAACAGGAATTAGATAGATTTTGTGATGCTTTGATTGCGATTCGTGAGGAAGTTGCCGCAATTGAATCTGGTAAAATGGATATTCACGATAATCTTTTGAAAAATGCCCCTCACACTGCGGAAAGTTTGATTATTGGTGAATGGAATCATCCTTATTCCCGTGAACAAGCTGCTTATCCAGCAAGTTGGAGTAAGGAATATAAGTTCTGGCCAAGTGTGGGGAGAATAGATGCGGCTTTTGGGGATAGGAATTTTGTTTGTTCTTGTTTACCGATGGAGGCTTATAATTAG
- a CDS encoding GxxExxY protein, producing the protein MNIPNTQNLKLDEITYIINGCAMKIHRTLGNGFQEVIYQRCMEIELKKSGLGFGREVEQVIYYEGIEVGTRRADFIVENQVVVELKAIINLEDVHLAQAKNYLVAYNFPVGLLINFGGLKLEYKKVFNPRFQG; encoded by the coding sequence ATGAACATACCTAATACCCAAAATCTAAAATTAGACGAAATTACATATATAATAAATGGATGTGCGATGAAAATACACCGAACTTTGGGAAATGGTTTTCAGGAGGTTATTTATCAAAGATGTATGGAAATTGAACTCAAAAAATCAGGTTTAGGTTTTGGAAGGGAGGTGGAACAAGTAATTTATTATGAGGGAATTGAAGTAGGAACAAGAAGGGCGGATTTTATAGTTGAAAATCAGGTTGTGGTGGAGTTGAAAGCGATAATTAATTTAGAAGATGTTCATTTAGCGCAAGCGAAAAATTATTTGGTAGCTTATAATTTTCCTGTGGGATTATTAATTAATTTTGGTGGGTTAAAGTTGGAATATAAGAAGGTTTTTAATCCTAGATTTCAGGGTTAA
- a CDS encoding FitA-like ribbon-helix-helix domain-containing protein, with protein MTNITISNLDDDLQNQLQKRAEKHGHSLEQEITEILRLVLSENHQNPINLATLIENRFANFEDLELPEIEREAIRTVSIFAE; from the coding sequence ATGACTAATATCACAATCTCTAACCTTGATGATGATCTGCAAAATCAGTTACAAAAAAGAGCAGAAAAACATGGACATTCCCTAGAACAAGAAATTACAGAAATTCTCCGTCTTGTTCTCTCAGAAAATCATCAAAATCCTATCAATTTAGCAACTCTAATTGAAAACCGTTTTGCCAATTTTGAAGATTTGGAATTACCAGAAATAGAGAGAGAAGCGATTCGCACAGTGTCAATATTTGCAGAGTAG
- a CDS encoding type II toxin-antitoxin system VapC family toxin gives MIILDTNVISELMKTQKSAIVREWVAAQPLMSLFTTTITQAEILYGIALLPGGKRREELSQTAQLMFSEDFAGRVLDFDQNAAVAFAYIASQRRKNGTPISQPDAQIAAICYTHKATVATRNVTDFEGCGISIINPWKPESIY, from the coding sequence ATGATTATTCTGGATACAAACGTCATTTCCGAACTAATGAAAACTCAAAAATCAGCAATAGTTCGTGAATGGGTAGCAGCACAACCTTTAATGAGTTTGTTTACTACAACAATTACTCAAGCAGAAATTCTCTATGGTATTGCTTTACTTCCAGGAGGAAAACGACGAGAAGAACTTAGTCAAACAGCACAACTAATGTTTTCTGAAGACTTTGCTGGACGAGTTCTAGATTTTGATCAAAATGCTGCTGTAGCATTTGCTTATATTGCATCTCAACGACGAAAAAATGGTACTCCAATTTCTCAACCTGATGCTCAAATTGCTGCTATTTGTTACACTCATAAAGCAACTGTAGCAACGCGCAATGTTACTGATTTTGAAGGATGTGGTATTTCTATTATTAATCCTTGGAAACCTGAATCAATATATTAG
- a CDS encoding DUF3120 domain-containing protein: MDDSLKNPSLPNFISSRQSWLIFLASVFLVSVPVFMEAPLVRSFPTISVLMTGFWVWISIRLMSRPQTYLWGDLLFGFSWTWLTGAIYWGWLRYEPIWHIPIEALGLPFAVWCLAKNWGKVGNWFYLGSLLGTVLTDIYFYLVDLMPYWRQIMRTDPSGASQILQNALTQVQTPWGQAWAIILALILMTVGTASLLNKQCHWYAFGGAVLSTILVDSLFLLAAVLA, from the coding sequence ATTGATGACAGCCTTAAAAATCCTTCTTTACCAAACTTTATCTCTTCCCGACAAAGTTGGTTGATATTTTTAGCATCAGTATTTTTAGTATCAGTACCAGTGTTCATGGAAGCACCATTAGTGCGCTCATTTCCCACTATTAGCGTATTAATGACAGGCTTTTGGGTGTGGATCAGTATTAGATTAATGTCACGTCCCCAAACCTATCTGTGGGGAGATTTACTTTTTGGTTTTAGCTGGACTTGGTTAACAGGCGCAATTTATTGGGGTTGGTTAAGATATGAACCAATCTGGCATATACCTATAGAAGCACTAGGATTACCCTTTGCTGTGTGGTGTTTAGCGAAAAATTGGGGTAAAGTCGGCAATTGGTTTTACCTCGGTTCTTTACTAGGAACGGTTTTAACCGATATTTATTTTTATTTAGTGGATTTGATGCCTTATTGGCGACAAATTATGAGAACAGATCCATCTGGTGCTTCACAAATCTTACAGAATGCCCTAACACAAGTCCAAACACCCTGGGGACAAGCCTGGGCAATCATTCTTGCTCTCATTCTGATGACTGTAGGAACAGCTTCTTTACTCAATAAACAATGTCATTGGTATGCCTTTGGAGGCGCAGTTTTGAGTACAATCTTAGTAGACAGTCTCTTCTTATTAGCAGCAGTTCTGGCGTGA
- the psbU gene encoding photosystem II complex extrinsic protein PsbU, which yields MKALVRLFSVFTLLLGCWGMLGTTQTAQATGFNSFVGNQVPVLAIARQNKADQKLATEFGKKIDLNNTNMRAFQDFPGLYPTLAKKIVANAPYEKVEDVLNLPGLTDRQKERLQANLANFTVTELEPNFNEGDDRINNGIYR from the coding sequence GTGAAAGCATTGGTGCGTTTATTCAGTGTATTTACATTGTTGCTAGGTTGTTGGGGAATGTTGGGAACTACCCAAACAGCCCAAGCTACTGGCTTCAATAGCTTTGTGGGAAATCAAGTCCCCGTTTTAGCAATTGCCCGCCAAAACAAAGCAGATCAGAAGTTGGCAACAGAGTTTGGCAAGAAAATTGATTTGAACAATACCAATATGCGGGCTTTCCAAGATTTTCCTGGACTGTATCCCACCCTGGCTAAGAAGATTGTCGCTAATGCTCCCTACGAAAAAGTAGAAGATGTATTAAATCTGCCAGGATTGACCGATAGACAAAAAGAACGTTTGCAAGCTAACTTAGCAAATTTTACAGTTACAGAATTAGAGCCTAACTTCAATGAAGGGGACGACCGTATTAATAACGGTATCTACAGATAA
- the nadB gene encoding L-aspartate oxidase, with the protein MPDINIPNQFDVLVVGAGAAGLYTALCLPASLRVGLITKETVSLSASDWAQGGIAAAVAPEDSPQLHIEDTLKAGAGLCDIAAVKFLAEQAPSCIQSLVNLGVAFDRHDSNLALTLEAAHSRPRVLHAADTTGREVTTTLTDQVLRRQNIKVIQQALALSLWIEPQTGQSLGTSLFYQGKITWIRARAVILATGGGGQVFAQTTNPEVSTGDGVAIAWRAGAILRDLEFVQFHPTALSKPGRFLISEAVRGEGAHLVDDTGRRFAFDYHPAGELAPRDVVSRAIFSHLQKTAADMATANVWLDMRPIPADKIRHRFPNIINVCQHWGIDVFTQPIPVSPAAHYWMGGILTDVMNATNIPGLYAIGETASTGVHGANRLASNSLLECIVFGAQMANVDYEKLQLGKQESANIIETESLAVNPSLIEWENQQRQLKEIRQNLPRVVWQSAGICREKSSLENAISQVTSWQEDFAALPLSQLLLSLKPTQSVNFQQPQIEKELRLWAETRNLLDIAELILKSAVFRTESRGGHYRLDYPQTDPNWQFHTLVQNQEWVMGNIISGGSTLPFM; encoded by the coding sequence TTGCCTGATATAAATATTCCTAACCAATTTGATGTTTTAGTAGTCGGTGCCGGTGCAGCAGGACTATATACAGCCCTATGTCTACCCGCATCCTTACGAGTCGGCTTAATTACTAAAGAAACAGTTTCCCTATCCGCCAGTGATTGGGCGCAAGGTGGCATAGCCGCAGCCGTAGCCCCAGAAGATTCTCCTCAACTGCATATTGAAGACACATTAAAAGCCGGGGCTGGTTTATGCGACATCGCCGCTGTCAAATTCCTCGCCGAACAAGCCCCCAGTTGTATTCAATCCCTGGTTAACTTAGGCGTAGCGTTTGATCGTCATGACAGTAACTTAGCTTTAACCCTCGAAGCAGCCCATTCTCGTCCTCGTGTGCTTCATGCAGCCGATACCACAGGTAGAGAAGTCACCACCACACTCACAGATCAAGTCCTGCGTCGTCAAAATATCAAAGTAATTCAGCAAGCTTTGGCTTTGAGTTTATGGATAGAACCCCAAACCGGTCAATCTTTGGGAACTAGCCTATTTTATCAAGGTAAAATTACCTGGATTAGAGCCAGGGCTGTCATTTTAGCTACAGGTGGCGGTGGTCAAGTATTTGCCCAAACTACTAACCCAGAGGTAAGTACAGGTGATGGTGTAGCCATTGCTTGGCGGGCAGGGGCAATTCTCCGGGATTTAGAATTTGTCCAGTTTCATCCCACAGCCCTAAGTAAACCAGGACGTTTCCTGATTAGTGAAGCTGTGCGTGGAGAAGGGGCGCATTTGGTGGATGACACCGGGCGACGTTTTGCCTTTGATTACCACCCAGCAGGGGAACTAGCACCCCGTGATGTGGTCAGTCGAGCTATTTTCAGTCATTTACAAAAAACGGCTGCTGATATGGCTACAGCGAATGTCTGGTTAGATATGCGCCCCATTCCCGCTGACAAAATTCGCCATCGTTTCCCGAATATCATCAATGTTTGTCAACATTGGGGCATTGATGTCTTTACTCAACCCATTCCTGTGTCACCTGCTGCCCATTATTGGATGGGTGGTATTCTCACAGATGTCATGAATGCCACGAATATTCCCGGTTTATACGCCATTGGAGAAACTGCCAGTACGGGAGTACATGGTGCTAATCGTTTAGCCAGTAATTCGTTGTTGGAATGTATTGTGTTTGGGGCGCAAATGGCTAATGTTGACTATGAAAAATTGCAACTGGGAAAACAGGAATCTGCTAATATTATTGAAACTGAAAGTTTGGCAGTTAACCCATCTCTAATCGAGTGGGAAAATCAACAAAGACAACTAAAAGAAATTCGCCAAAATTTACCCCGTGTAGTTTGGCAAAGTGCGGGTATTTGTCGAGAAAAATCAAGTTTAGAAAATGCCATTTCTCAAGTTACATCTTGGCAAGAAGACTTTGCGGCTTTACCTTTAAGTCAATTATTATTGAGTTTAAAACCAACACAATCAGTTAATTTTCAACAGCCACAAATTGAAAAGGAATTGCGGCTTTGGGCAGAAACTCGTAATTTATTAGATATTGCCGAATTAATTCTGAAAAGTGCTGTTTTTAGAACCGAAAGCCGAGGTGGACATTACCGTTTAGATTACCCTCAAACTGATCCTAATTGGCAATTTCATACTCTTGTCCAAAATCAGGAATGGGTAATGGGTAATATTATCTCCGGTGGTTCTACTCTTCCCTTTATGTAA